The genomic interval GTAGTTGATCTGCCAGAGATGGATGAAGCGTTGGAGTTCTTCTTCCGTTTTGGGATCGATACGCTCGAAGGAAATGCCGTGCGCGAATTTGCGCGTTTCGACATCGAGAAACGAGGTGTGCACCTTCGCGTCGATATGAACCGGAGCGAAGCCGGGCGGTGCGACCTTGACCGTTTCCGGGCGCAGTCCGAACGGACTCTGCTCGTACATCTCTTTTTCAACGGTCATCGCCGCCAAGAACTCGTCGGGCAGGTTGAAATCGAGCGTGAGGATCGAATCCTTGATAAAGTCTTCGTCGCACGCCAAACGCAGGCCACCGGCGCTCAGATCGTTCGCGCGCGCGCTG from Candidatus Baltobacteraceae bacterium carries:
- a CDS encoding PilZ domain-containing protein, giving the protein MVPSADQKRSAFRMPVEFDVFYTLAGRPGRRSARANDLSAGGLRLACDEDFIKDSILTLDFNLPDEFLAAMTVEKEMYEQSPFGLRPETVKVAPPGFAPVHIDAKVHTSFLDVETRKFAHGISFERIDPKTEEELQRFIHLWQINYLRTRHGE